The stretch of DNA CGGGTAATTGTAGTCGCGAGCGTGAACGGAAGCAAGACGGCACGGCGGGAAATGAACGGGCTTAGGCCCTGCGTCTTCTCCATGCCGTCGCGGCGGCCAGCAGCATCGCGACGATCAAGACTACCAGGCCGGGGAGACCCAGCGCGGCCATTCCCCATGTAATCGAAAGTTCCGCGGACGCGGAACACGCGGCGGTGTTGGCGTCGGCAATTTCGACGGTATAGATGCCCGAATCCGAAGTTTCCAAGGAATGCCGCGTGTAGGACGGTTCCGTCGCGCCGGCGATGGCCGCGCCATCTTTTTTCCAGAGGTATGACAACGGCAGATACCCGCCCGCCGCTTGGGTATGGAAGGTATGGGCGTTGCCAACGAACGACGACGCATCCGCCGGGGGCGTCACAATCAGCAGCGGATCTTCGACTTCCATCACGGCGCGAGCGGATTCGCGCAGGACGCCGTCGTAGACGATTTCGCACCAATAGGCGCCGCGGTGGTCTTGGCCAACATGTTCAATCCGCCAAGATGGGGCCGCCGGCCCATCGTGCACGGCCTTGGCCTGATCCGCCCATTTCCACTGGAAAACGGGGACAATCGGACCGAAATCGCCGTCCACTGCGAAGGTGTGCGATTGGCCCGCATACAATTTCACGCCGGCCGGTTCGACGGACAGGCCGTGCCAATTGTGAATCGTGTAAGCCGCGGACACCGCCCCGGCAAAGGGATTGCCCGCCGCGTCGGCCAGTCCCGCGCCGGCTATCGCAACGGCTACCGTGCCGTCCGCGTCGGCGTCGGACATCGTAACCGCAATCGTATAATCGGCGCCCGATCCGGTCACTTCGATATCGCCTGCGAGGGATCCGGGAACAAGCGAGATGTCAACGGCGGAAAGATCCGGCAACACGTCCTCGGTGAACGTAACAGCGAAGACAACCCGGTCCAGCGTCGAGGGCGTGCGATCGGCCAGCACGAACGAAGCCGCCGCCGGCGTCGTGTCGAGGACGATATCATCCGAAATCGCATCTTCGGATACACGGCCCGCGTAATCCCTGTATTGGACGTATACGGTTTTTGCGCCGTCGCCCGCCTCAAGCGTCCACGGGGCGCTTTCGGCATAAGCCGCGGCGGCATCCCATGTTTCCGGGGACCACGTGACGCCGTCATTGCTGAAGCGCATGCGATCCACGCCCGATCCGGCATCCGAAGCGTCGAGCGTCAACGTCACGTCGCGGCTGTTGGCGTAGGGCGCGCCCCCATTGATCAGAATTCCCCCCAGGGGCGGTTCGATGTCGTAGGCAATCGAGGCGGAAATGGCGAGATCGCCGTTGGCGTTGCCCGCTTCGTCCGCGTACTGCGCATAAACGGTGCGAAGACCGTCCGCGCCCCCCGCGAGCAGCCATGATTTCGTCGCGGCATACGGTTCCCAGTCGCTCCACGTAATGCCGTCGTTGCTGAAGCGCATCAGGCTTACGCCGGATATGGGATCGGACGCATCGGGCGATAGCGTGACGTCGAGACTCGTCGTCCATGCCGCGCCGCCGTCGATCGCAAGCGTTCCTTGGGGCGGCGCCGGATCGCAGACGACGGACACGACGATGGCGGCCGTATCGCCGGCCCATGCGGGCATGGCCAGGCAGGCCGCGCAGGCCGCCATCAATACGGCGACGCCACGCCAAACATGAAGCCCTATGTGCTTTTTCGCCGGCACTCGATGGTCTACTCCGTTTTTTTCGTCACCACGCGCACCCGCACCATATTCAGTGGTCCTTCGCCGGATTCCAGCAACAACACCGATTCCCACTTTTTCCCGAAA from Candidatus Hydrogenedentota bacterium encodes:
- a CDS encoding immunoglobulin domain-containing protein; protein product: MPAKKHIGLHVWRGVAVLMAACAACLAMPAWAGDTAAIVVSVVCDPAPPQGTLAIDGGAAWTTSLDVTLSPDASDPISGVSLMRFSNDGITWSDWEPYAATKSWLLAGGADGLRTVYAQYADEAGNANGDLAISASIAYDIEPPLGGILINGGAPYANSRDVTLTLDASDAGSGVDRMRFSNDGVTWSPETWDAAAAYAESAPWTLEAGDGAKTVYVQYRDYAGRVSEDAISDDIVLDTTPAAASFVLADRTPSTLDRVVFAVTFTEDVLPDLSAVDISLVPGSLAGDIEVTGSGADYTIAVTMSDADADGTVAVAIAGAGLADAAGNPFAGAVSAAYTIHNWHGLSVEPAGVKLYAGQSHTFAVDGDFGPIVPVFQWKWADQAKAVHDGPAAPSWRIEHVGQDHRGAYWCEIVYDGVLRESARAVMEVEDPLLIVTPPADASSFVGNAHTFHTQAAGGYLPLSYLWKKDGAAIAGATEPSYTRHSLETSDSGIYTVEIADANTAACSASAELSITWGMAALGLPGLVVLIVAMLLAAATAWRRRRA